The following proteins are co-located in the Desulfocurvus vexinensis DSM 17965 genome:
- the asnS gene encoding asparagine--tRNA ligase encodes MNNRIKVKAALAATAPAQGVRVCGWVRTRREGKGFAFLEINDGSCLANLQAVVDEGLPGWDDMPRAGTGAAVEVSGDLVESPGKGQRWELRATAMRLVGEADPESYPLQKKRHSDEFLRSIAHLRPRTNKFGALFRIRSEAAQAVHDFFRQRGFSWVHAPIITGSDCEGAGEMFRVTTLDPYAGKAQGPGDDFFGKAASLTVSGQLAAEIFACSLGDVYTFGPTFRAENSNTPRHAAEFWMVEPEMAFADLTDNMDLGEAFLKFLVAQLRERCAEDLALFAAWVDKTLEATLDGILAGPFARVSYTEAIALLEKEATTAKGAPRFEYPVSWGLDLQTEHERFLSEEIFKRPVIVHDYPKDIKAFYMRQNDDGRTVAAMDVLVPRVGEIIGGSQREERADVLAARIREMGLPEEEYWWYMELRRFGSVPHSGFGMGFERLLMMVTGVTNIRDVIPCPRTPRHLEF; translated from the coding sequence ATGAACAATCGCATCAAGGTCAAGGCCGCCCTGGCGGCCACGGCGCCCGCCCAGGGCGTACGCGTCTGCGGCTGGGTGCGCACCCGACGCGAGGGCAAGGGCTTCGCCTTCCTGGAAATCAACGACGGCTCCTGCCTGGCCAACCTCCAGGCCGTGGTGGACGAGGGCCTGCCCGGCTGGGACGACATGCCCCGCGCGGGCACCGGCGCCGCTGTGGAGGTCTCGGGCGACCTGGTGGAATCGCCGGGCAAGGGCCAGCGCTGGGAGCTGCGCGCCACGGCCATGCGCCTGGTGGGCGAGGCCGACCCCGAGAGCTACCCCCTGCAGAAGAAGCGCCACAGCGACGAGTTCCTGCGCTCCATCGCCCACCTGCGCCCGCGCACCAACAAGTTCGGCGCCCTGTTCCGCATCCGCTCCGAGGCCGCCCAGGCCGTGCACGACTTCTTCCGCCAGCGCGGGTTCTCGTGGGTCCACGCGCCGATCATCACCGGCTCGGACTGCGAGGGCGCGGGCGAGATGTTCCGCGTGACCACCCTGGACCCCTACGCGGGCAAGGCCCAGGGCCCGGGGGACGACTTCTTCGGCAAGGCCGCGTCGCTGACCGTCTCCGGCCAGCTGGCGGCGGAGATATTCGCCTGCTCCCTGGGCGACGTGTACACCTTCGGGCCCACCTTCCGCGCCGAGAACTCCAACACCCCGCGCCACGCCGCCGAGTTCTGGATGGTCGAGCCCGAGATGGCCTTCGCCGACCTGACCGACAACATGGACCTGGGCGAGGCGTTCCTCAAATTCCTGGTCGCCCAGCTGCGCGAGCGCTGCGCCGAGGACTTGGCCCTGTTCGCCGCCTGGGTGGACAAGACCCTGGAGGCCACCCTGGACGGCATCCTCGCCGGGCCCTTCGCCCGCGTGTCCTACACCGAGGCCATCGCCCTGCTGGAAAAGGAGGCCACCACGGCCAAGGGCGCCCCGCGCTTCGAGTACCCCGTGTCCTGGGGGCTGGATCTGCAGACCGAACACGAGCGGTTCCTGAGCGAGGAGATCTTCAAGCGCCCGGTCATCGTCCATGACTATCCCAAGGATATCAAGGCCTTCTATATGCGCCAGAACGACGACGGGCGCACCGTGGCGGCCATGGACGTGCTGGTGCCGCGCGTGGGCGAGATCATCGGCGGCAGCCAGCGTGAGGAGCGCGCCGACGTGCTGGCCGCGCGCATCCGCGAGATGGGTCTGCCCGAGGAGGAGTACTGGTGGTACATGGAGCTGCGCCGCTTTGGCAGCGTGCCGCACTCCGGCTTCGGCATGGGCTTCGAGCGCCTGTTGATGATGGTCACGGGCGTGACCAACATCCGCGACGTGATCCCCTGCCCGCGCACGCCCCGGCATCTGGAGTTCTAG
- a CDS encoding YbaK/EbsC family protein produces MDEARELSASAARVQRALADCGLELTVTEMPEATRTAAQAAAVVGCQVAQIAKSIVFRAPYSGRHVLVVTSGANRVDTAKVRALLGEPLEKADAAFVREMTGYVIGGGPPLGHAHPPVTFLDRDIFRHDTVWAAAGTPHALFRLTPPELERACGGTVADVAED; encoded by the coding sequence GTGGACGAGGCCAGGGAACTGAGCGCCAGCGCCGCCCGCGTGCAGCGGGCCCTTGCGGACTGCGGGCTCGAACTGACGGTGACCGAGATGCCCGAGGCCACGCGCACTGCGGCCCAGGCCGCCGCCGTGGTCGGCTGCCAGGTGGCCCAGATCGCCAAGTCCATCGTCTTTCGCGCGCCATACAGCGGGCGCCACGTCCTGGTGGTCACCAGCGGGGCCAACCGCGTGGACACGGCCAAGGTCCGCGCCTTGTTGGGCGAGCCTCTGGAAAAGGCCGACGCGGCCTTCGTGCGCGAGATGACGGGCTACGTCATCGGCGGGGGGCCGCCCCTGGGCCACGCCCATCCGCCCGTGACCTTCCTGGACCGTGATATTTTCCGCCACGACACCGTGTGGGCCGCCGCAGGCACGCCCCACGCCCTGTTCCGCCTGACCCCGCCCGAGCTGGAGCGGGCCTGCGGCGGCACGGTGGCCGACGTGGCCGAGGACTGA
- the ftsY gene encoding signal recognition particle-docking protein FtsY, protein MGFFSRLKFWSNKDGDATPGQEAAPAPAPQAQAPAGEAPAPAAQAAPQETAVTAAEPWQRELTLALRAAEPRLSQWLTLALDGVTHKGPQLWARLEFLFRALGAPEAEARDFSARFAAWLEAMEYERVEEFRSELQYRLALALDLEDEEDERSRLLVKLSEGLEKTRERITQRIDGLLSAHKVMDEGFWEELEEILIMADVGYEAATTLTANLRERARKADTTDPAAFRGFLAEELAGLFKTARRISAVNPPEVVLVIGVNGVGKTTTIAKLAHRAQMQGRKVLVAAGDTFRAAAMEQLQVWAGRVGAGFYGKGEGADPAAVAFEAVDKAVREGYDILFVDTAGRLHTKTNLMEELKKIRAVLGKKHPGAPHRSILVLDATTGQNALSQTKLFSEAAGVDEIVLTKLDGTAKGGVVVAIALQFGVPITFVGLGEKMEDLRPFNGRDFAAALLGAG, encoded by the coding sequence ATGGGCTTTTTCAGCAGACTGAAGTTCTGGTCCAACAAGGACGGGGACGCCACCCCGGGCCAGGAGGCGGCACCCGCCCCGGCCCCCCAGGCGCAGGCCCCCGCCGGGGAGGCCCCCGCCCCCGCAGCCCAGGCCGCACCCCAGGAGACCGCCGTCACCGCCGCAGAGCCCTGGCAGCGCGAGCTGACCCTGGCCCTGCGCGCCGCCGAGCCGCGCCTGTCGCAGTGGCTGACCCTGGCACTGGACGGCGTGACGCATAAGGGTCCGCAGCTCTGGGCGCGCCTGGAGTTCCTCTTCCGCGCCCTGGGCGCGCCCGAGGCCGAGGCCCGCGACTTCAGCGCGCGCTTCGCGGCCTGGCTGGAGGCCATGGAATACGAGCGCGTGGAGGAGTTCCGCTCGGAGCTGCAATACCGCTTGGCCCTGGCCCTGGACCTGGAGGACGAGGAGGACGAACGCTCGCGGCTGCTGGTCAAGCTCTCCGAAGGCCTGGAGAAGACCCGCGAGCGCATCACCCAGCGCATCGACGGGCTTTTGTCCGCTCATAAGGTAATGGACGAAGGCTTCTGGGAAGAGCTGGAGGAAATCCTGATCATGGCCGACGTGGGCTACGAGGCCGCCACCACGCTCACGGCCAACCTGCGCGAGCGCGCCCGCAAGGCCGACACCACCGACCCGGCGGCCTTCAGGGGCTTCCTGGCCGAGGAGCTGGCGGGCCTGTTCAAGACCGCGCGGCGCATCAGCGCCGTGAACCCGCCCGAGGTGGTGCTGGTCATCGGCGTCAACGGCGTGGGCAAGACCACGACCATCGCCAAGCTGGCCCACCGGGCCCAGATGCAAGGCCGCAAGGTGCTCGTGGCCGCCGGGGACACCTTCCGCGCCGCAGCCATGGAGCAACTCCAGGTCTGGGCCGGGCGCGTGGGCGCGGGCTTCTACGGCAAGGGCGAGGGCGCGGACCCCGCCGCCGTGGCCTTCGAGGCCGTGGACAAGGCCGTGCGCGAGGGCTACGACATCCTCTTCGTGGACACCGCCGGGCGCCTGCACACCAAGACCAACCTCATGGAAGAACTGAAGAAGATCCGCGCCGTGCTGGGCAAGAAGCACCCCGGCGCGCCGCACCGCTCCATCCTGGTGCTCGACGCCACCACCGGCCAGAACGCCCTGTCGCAGACCAAGCTCTTCTCCGAGGCCGCCGGGGTGGACGAAATCGTGCTGACCAAGCTCGACGGCACGGCCAAGGGCGGGGTGGTGGTGGCCATTGCCCTGCAGTTCGGCGTGCCCATCACCTTCGTGGGCCTGGGCGAGAAGATGGAAGACCTGCGGCCCTTCAACGGCCGCGACTTCGCCGCCGCCCTGCTGGGCGCGGGCTGA